The Microtus pennsylvanicus isolate mMicPen1 chromosome 5, mMicPen1.hap1, whole genome shotgun sequence DNA segment acctctttatgataaaggtcttggagagggtagggatacaaggatcataattaaatataataaaagcaatatacagcaaaccaacagccaatatcaaattaaatggagagaaactcaaacccaTTCCACcagaatcaggaacaagacaaggctgtccactctctccatatctcttcaacatggtgcttgaagttctagcaatagcaataagacaacatacggagatcaaggggattcaaatcggaaaggaagaagtcaaacttttgttatttgcagatgataggattgtgtacatcagtgaccccaaaaactcctacagctgataaataccttcagtgttgtggcaggatacaagatcaactccaaaaaaatcagtagctctcctatacacaaagaatagagaagcggaaagggaaatcagagaaacttcacctttcacaatagccataaatagcataaagtatcttggggttacattaaccaaggaagtgaacgatctatttgacaagaactttatggcactgaagaaagaaattgaataggacaccaggaaatgaaaggatctcccatgctcttggatgtgtaggatcaacatagtaaaaatggcaatctataaattcaatacaatccccaaggaccagttgaagagcagaaagagggaaaagatgagcaagaaagtctggactgcgaggggttggtccacctactgagtgtgcctgttctaatgggagaaCAGATCCAGCgggaccgggactgaatgagcatgagatcaatctggactctctgaatgtggctgaaaatgggggctgactgagaagccaatgataaaggcattgggacttgtttctactgcatgtactggctttttgggaccctagtctatttgtctatttggatgcaaagcttcctaggactagatggggggggggcttggacttcccacagggcagggttccctgccctctcttaaggagggagggcaagggaggagggggagtgggggagtgggaggggaatgggaggaggggagaaagtgtaagtttttttgaatggaaaaataaaaaaaattattgccgAGTGGTACTGAAAcaaatctttaatctcagcactcaggaggcagtggctgcagatctctgtgagttcaagtccagtctagtctacaaagtgagctcctgGACAGTCAGAacttttatacagagaaatcctatctcaaaaaaagacagaaaaaaatattattacattACTTATATGTtagtgtatgtgtgggcatgtatgtATCTGGGCAAgcacgtgaaggtcagagggcaatcagtgggaggcagttctctcctttcaccatggggACTACCGGGATTAACTCAGGTCagaaggcttggtggcaagcatctttattCACTGAGCTATCTTACCAGCCCATAAATAGGTTCTTGCTGAGTTTACATGATGTAAACTTCAGCTAGTAAGAGGATGGAGggattttcttcttcattatgCTGACGCAGCAAATGTGCATTGATCTGCACATGCTGAGTCATCCTTGCAACACGGTTGACAACAGCAGATAATCTTTCCATTGTGCTGCTGGATTTTGTTTGCTGAAAATTTGATGAGTATTTGTACAAAATTTTCATTGAGAATACTAGAGTTTTGTGAGTTTattgtgcgtgtgtgggtgtgtatgagcatgtgcacgcacctttgtgtgattttgtaTCAGAAAAATGCTGGTCTCATTGAATGTTTTAGGAACATTTCCCTACAAtgcagtttttaaataaaatagcaataaataatCTTAGGTCTCCACATGTTTGATAGAATTCAGTAGTAAAGCCATTTTGTTCTGGTCTCATTATTCTTGGTTTGTGCATTTTTGTTACATATAGACTTTAATTACAAATTGTTGtctattcagatttttaaaagttcttcatGATTCATCTTGATAGAATAAATATGTTCAGAAAGTGTTCCCGTGTTCTGTCACATTGGTTGGGATGAGGTTGACCATAAGGACCCCTTCAAATCCCTTGTTTCCTTCCTATGGAATAATTGGtaatttctctcttttcatttcatatttttttcattctagTCTAGATGTTCATTTCTCAGTTTTGTTCATAGTATCTAAGATTTGTGTCTTTGTATCATTGGTTTTCCAATGCTTTCTCCtttatattttctactttctcttatTCAGTGCTCCCTTTTTTAACTAATTTGGActctactttgtttttttgtttccagtGCATTGAGGTTATTTCTGTCAGGTCTTCTTGATATATTGATGTAGTTGAAAGCTAGGGTTTGGATGAAATATTGACAAGGTCCAAATGCAAAGCTCTCATTTCCAGGAATGGTATTTGGAGGTTTTGTGTCCTAGGGAATGTCATCCATTGTCAGATGCCACTTGTTCCTGTTGAGAAGGAGGGAACTCAAGTGTAATAATCAAAAGCTCAAAAGTAAACTGAAACTTCACAGGTTACTTCCTGGGGATGTGAAAGGTCACCTGAAGAAACGGTGATGTTCCCATGAGGCTGTTCTGCTGGGCTCTGGCCCAACAGGATGGAAGGAGGTGAGGGGATCAGCCCTCACTGATGCAGGTCTTGTGAGCTGCCTGAAAGGAGGGACCAGTAAGGCTCACCACATATAAATACACCTGGTCTCCAGGGACTCAGGTAGAAGTCATTTGCTCACTGTTTGCTGAGTCTGTGAACAAACTGAGCACCATGAGGCTGATCCTGTGTCTTCTCCTGGTCGTCCTGGCTGTTTGTTGCTATGAAGGTGAGCATGATTTATGATCAATCCAGCTACAGCTCCTAGTAAGTTCACCTCTTTGAAAAGTTGGTAACTTTATGTGTGATAAGGTTGAGGTCACAACAGACAATCTAAAACTTCTCCCACCCCTTTTACTAGCTCTCCTAAAAGCCCAGATACATTCAACTAATTTTCTTCTACTTAGGAAGTTTGATGGGGTAGGGGTGGTGGATACAAGAAGGCCATTAGAAACAAAGTTCAGGAGAGATTTTTATTAGAGGTATTGTGTTGGTTGTGCTAATTTTCAGTTTATTGTCTTTGAATCTGGGAAGGTGACTTGAGAGAGCTTTGTTTACAGTCTCTGATCTCAAATCTCTCCACTAGACTCTGAGGACAAGCAGGCTCATGTAGTCCGATCAGTTCCCTGGGGGTCCTCCAATAACAGGGATAGAAACAGTGCAGTTATTACACTAAGATGTCtacttttctaaaaaataaaaaaaaacaattttttataaTCAATCCAATTGTGTGTAAACAGAATGTTCCTACAAATTCTGTACTTTCCTAGGGAAGCAAGTTTCATGGGCAGttactctctttcctttctgcgtCTCCTCCTGTCTGCCTAAATACCCCTTTTCCTATAGTCTACAACACATCCCTACAGACTGATGGGACCTGCTTTAGGCCCACATCAGATGCTGTTTGGGCACCTCCTAAGGGTAGTATCATCATGTCCTTGGAAAAACTGGGTCTGGTGACTCATCCCAGTGATCCAAGTTAGGTGAAGCTGAAATAAGGAACTTTGGACTGAGGTCAGACAAGGCCACCTCTGGAGATTTGTGAGGTTTGTgctattgctgttgttttgtttttgttttttaagagagtTGAAGAGAATGTGGAACCTAGATTAGGAAAGTTGATTTCTTCATCTCTACCCAAATATTCATCATAGGACTTTAGAAACCATAAGGTGGCCATCAGCTTCCCTTGTCAGTCTCCCTAGAAGTAAATCTGAGAATCATTGTTGAAGGACAAAGCTTTTCACAGGTTCCTAGATATGTTCTGGTGTGTATCAAAACTGATCAACTCAGCTGAGTGGTGGCACgtgactttaatctcagtactcaggagacagaagcaggcagatctctaagttccctgccagcatgatctacagattgattccagaacagtcagagctacacacaaaaaataatctatttaaaaaagaattatagaatGATCAACTGATCAACTCTTGTAACGTTAGCTTTTTACCTTGAACTGTGCTTGGTGCCATGACCTAATTCCATCTATTTCAAACTGTGACCTTTCTGCACATAAGCACTCTGCTTGGTTTTTACTTTTCCCATCTCTTATAAAGTTCTAGCTCTGTTATTTATGTCAAAGTTGAATGACACAAAAAATCCGTTTTTCAACATCGAAGACACATGAAAATGCTACTGAAGATGGAGGTCAAAACTCCAATTTTTAATGACAGAAAAGGGAATTTCTCCAGCCATAGAAGGTTTGGGGGGTGTAAATGTGGATTAAAGTACAGAAACATAGAGTCAATAATTCTCTTTCCTCATTCCCTTGCTGTGAGATCCTGAGGAGGTCATCTGTCTTGCTTCAGTGTCGTCACAGGAGGGAACCATAAAACTGGTTATGCTGTCCAGTCTGCAGCCCTAAGTCAGAGACACTCAcgcaaaaataattaattaaatatgagCAGTAATTTTGACTAAGTGGATTCTTTCTCCTTACACTCTCCAGCTAATGCCGGCCCAGTCTGTTATGCAGTTAAGCGTGAAACTTTCACCTTCCTACTGAAGAGTGAAGCCGAACTGAAGAAAAGCCTTGCGAGATACAATGCACCTCCAGAGGCTGTTGAAGCATTTTTGAAAGGGAAGAGATGTGCAGACAGCACTATGAGCTACCTAGAAAAAATAAGTGTAACAGGTGTATTGGTATGTTCATTTGTCTTTATACACTCATAAGGCCACAGATGAACTTGGCCTGACATTCTATAGAAAACACACGGGTGGGGTGAGGCACTGGAATTTGAGGTCACCAGTGGCAGGTTGGTTCAGGCTTACAATTATTGATTTGAATTTAGTTATAAACAGGGCCTGGGATAGGTACCTCCTTCTAGAGTTCCTCCCTGGACACAACACTCCCAGAGCACCCTAACAAGGACAAATTACGCCCTAGAAAGGGAAGACTCAGGGATAACTCTATTGTCAATCTACTGGGAACTTTGCTGAAGCTGACATCTGTACAATAAGGGAAATTATCTCTATCAAATGTTGCGGGGAGTGTTGGTGGATGAAAATCACACATatgggagaaggaagctggagaCATCCTCCTTAAGAGCAAAATACCAGCAGGACACATTTCTCTGCCACCTTTGCTGGCCCTGCCAGGAGCCTGTGAACCTCCTGTTTCCAGTACTTCTTACCCACTTCTGCTCTGGGTCCCCCCTGGTTATCCCATTGGAATGAAGGTAGCGTTCACAATTGTAAATCACCAGAGGGAGTTGTACCTGGGAGCTGTGATCTGCTCTCTAACCCTCCTGATCACAGAGACAAAGGGACTTGAGCCACACTGTTGAGCCCATTCAGAGTGTATTTGCCTGAATTTGGAAAGAGTTTCCACTCATATTCAGTATTTGATGTAATTTCCCCAGAAGAATTCAGAACTTCCCCCAAGCACACTTTGCAGGTCTTTCCAGACTTCTGTCTCATGGAGCACTAGTTTGTTAACATTTCTTCTCCAGgagctgcctgactctgctcacctttcttctcttgctttctgtttatttccaGACACAAGTTTTATTATATTGTGGTTTACATCCATAATGAAACATGGTTCTTCTCGACTCCTTTGGTTCTCACGGATAGACTGACTTTCCTTGCCCAATGTGAAGGTTCCAACGTCTTGCACTAATAAATTACTCTTCTTGCATGCTACCATCTGTCTGTTGTtgtctgaaggcgtaagtcacaaacaatgccacaccaatttgggattatgattaatagggtgatatttatttaaaggggaaaaacttacagatcactgtcccaggcaacagccctctacgcgaccaggggtctagtcaccagcggagcaggaagtgaagagagagagagagggaagtggccgcttttttaaagggagagagaccacgccccaatgggctggtatctcagcagctataggttggagaagcaggaggacctcccgcaacagttgTCCTAAGTCTTGAGTCTTGCACTGAATGcggtataattaaaaaaaaatagattttccaTGATGGTAATAAGTTACACAATAATCCCTATCAGTATGACTACCAATCCTGGGTATCAGGCATCAAGAACTCTGGTATTCAGTCAAACACCATCTTGTACTGCCTTGCATGTAAGTTTTCTGtagccataaataaaaattatcaaatatgACAACGAAAATTGTCCTCTCCTGTGGCCACTGTACTAAATGGTCTGATTGCTACCCATGTACAATGTGCCGGTCACTGCCTGAGTACTCCACCTCAGTATCTTCCCCATTCAGCCATGGGACTACTTATGACAAGCTCCATATTCTGAAAgaaaagccctggctgtcataAGCTTCACTGAAGTGCATCCACCGTGCTCCCCATTCCTTAAGGAAATGCAGCACAATGTAGGCAAGCTTGTGTCCTGATCATATTAACTTATAATTTCCTTCCTTATGTCTCTGAATATCCCCACATTTTCCCCAGTAAAGCAGCCATAGCTTTATACCACATCAGGGCA contains these protein-coding regions:
- the LOC142851375 gene encoding secretoglobin family 1D member 2-like — translated: MRLILCLLLVVLAVCCYEANAGPVCYAVKRETFTFLLKSEAELKKSLARYNAPPEAVEAFLKGKRCADSTMSYLEKISVTGVLDVVLSIILQKKLPRTKLTSPESARELSFTGTHSSFPKLNLQSSKGLQK